From the genome of Opisthocomus hoazin isolate bOpiHoa1 chromosome 8, bOpiHoa1.hap1, whole genome shotgun sequence, one region includes:
- the RPS16 gene encoding small ribosomal subunit protein uS9, which yields MPAKGPLQSVQVFGRKKTATAVAHCKRGNGLIKVNGRPLEMIEPRTLQYKLLEPVLLLGKERFAGVDIRVRVKGGGHVAQIYAIRQAISKALVAYYQKYVDEASKKEIKDILIQYDRTLLVADPRRCESKKFGGPGARARYQKSYR from the exons ATGCCGGCCAAGGGCCCCTTGCAGAGCGTCCAGGTCTTCGGGCGGAAG AAAACAGCAACAGCTGTTGCCCACTGcaagagaggcaatggcctcattaAAGTGAATGGAAGACCTCTGGAAATGATTGAGCCCAGAACTCTGCAGTATAAA CTGCTTGAACCTGTCCTCCTCCTGGGGAAGGAACGGTTTGCTGGTGTTGACATCAGAGTCCGTGTGAAGGGTGGTGGCCACGTAGCACAAATCTACG CTATCCGTCAAGCTATTTCCAAAGCGCTGGTGGCTTACTATCAAAAAT atgttgATGAAGCTTCCAAGAAAGAGATCAAGGATATTCTAATCCAGTATGATAGGACTCTGCTGGTAGCAGATCCTCGCCGTTGTGAATCCAAGAAATTTGGAGGACCTGGTGCTCGTGCGCGCTACCAGAAGTCTTACCGTTAA